A stretch of the Neptunomonas phycophila genome encodes the following:
- the mdoH gene encoding glucans biosynthesis glucosyltransferase MdoH, whose protein sequence is MVEINTLNENIDVSQEASGMPPVSPADMPEQSLKHFRRRGVRTPVNPKGVHSPAWRRLLVLGSAVALSCWGIYEMYSVLALGELIFVENLVLVLFALTFSWITVAFAGSIIGFFKVIAQHKPLDEEPVALTKRTAVLMPTYNEQPGRIFSAIETMAKAIQAQGEGAAFDWFVLSDTTDVEVAIAEEVALQTLRHRLGSEVNVYYRRRVKNEAKKAGNVADFCKRWGGAYDHLLVLDADSLMEAKTMITLARRMEADPDAGLIQTIPQLINGTTLMARIQQFATRIYGPVVGSGLAWWTAKEGNFWGHNAIIRTEAFMSAAGLPHLRGKPPFGGHILSHDFVEAALIRRAGWSVVIASDLDGSYEESPPSIIDLAVRDRRWCQGNLQHARVIGGSGLHWVSRSHLATGIMSYLSSPLWLLLILAGMALALQAQYIRPEYFSDEYSLFPTWPVIDAARALMLFLFTMGILFAPKVLGIIAFLVNAEQRKRAGGTLRVLISFVVEIILSALVAPIMMLIHSGAVLSILIGRDAGWNPQRRDDGSLPLKDVIYRHRWHMVMGVILTAFAALNSMSLLAWLAPAVAGLLLAVPVSVITSSWSIGEKAKRWGILKTPEEGVPPAIFTAFEQTLKVYTDDAKQCPDFVGFVASAHWASIHKRMLDEQPPRARGDIDSVEALTAMKVAEAESVSEAIGFMTPKERLMMLNNPHLFEKACRLAITERERSYSLAGKE, encoded by the coding sequence GTGGTCGAAATAAACACACTAAATGAGAATATAGACGTGAGTCAGGAGGCGTCAGGGATGCCGCCTGTTTCTCCGGCTGACATGCCGGAGCAATCACTCAAGCATTTTCGTCGCCGTGGTGTACGGACACCGGTGAATCCAAAAGGTGTTCATTCTCCTGCATGGCGTAGGCTGTTGGTTTTAGGATCGGCGGTGGCGCTTTCGTGTTGGGGCATTTATGAGATGTACTCAGTGCTTGCATTGGGTGAGCTAATCTTTGTAGAAAACCTTGTGCTGGTGTTGTTTGCGCTTACCTTTAGTTGGATTACGGTCGCATTTGCAGGCTCCATCATTGGTTTTTTTAAAGTCATCGCTCAGCATAAGCCGTTAGATGAGGAGCCTGTCGCGCTGACTAAGCGTACGGCTGTGCTTATGCCAACCTACAATGAGCAGCCGGGGCGTATTTTTTCGGCTATTGAAACCATGGCAAAAGCGATTCAAGCGCAGGGCGAAGGCGCTGCGTTTGATTGGTTTGTACTCAGTGACACGACTGATGTCGAAGTGGCGATCGCAGAAGAAGTTGCTTTGCAAACTTTACGACACCGTTTAGGTAGCGAAGTAAACGTTTACTATCGGCGCAGGGTCAAGAATGAAGCTAAAAAGGCGGGTAATGTTGCTGACTTCTGTAAGCGCTGGGGTGGTGCATATGACCATCTTTTAGTGCTGGATGCCGACAGTTTGATGGAAGCAAAAACCATGATTACCTTGGCGCGACGCATGGAAGCAGATCCCGACGCCGGGCTTATTCAGACGATTCCTCAGTTGATCAACGGCACAACACTGATGGCTCGTATTCAGCAATTTGCTACACGGATCTATGGCCCTGTTGTGGGTTCTGGGCTGGCGTGGTGGACGGCCAAAGAAGGTAACTTTTGGGGGCATAATGCCATCATTCGTACCGAGGCCTTTATGAGTGCTGCTGGTTTACCGCACTTGCGTGGAAAGCCGCCGTTTGGTGGTCACATACTGAGTCATGACTTTGTGGAGGCGGCTCTGATTCGTCGCGCAGGGTGGAGTGTTGTTATCGCGTCAGACTTAGATGGCTCATACGAAGAGAGCCCTCCGTCCATTATCGATTTAGCCGTCAGAGACCGACGCTGGTGTCAGGGCAATTTGCAGCACGCGCGCGTTATCGGCGGTTCTGGTTTGCACTGGGTCAGCCGTAGTCATTTGGCCACCGGTATCATGTCGTATCTTTCATCGCCCCTTTGGCTGTTGTTGATACTGGCCGGTATGGCGTTGGCACTCCAGGCGCAGTATATCCGCCCCGAATATTTTAGTGATGAATATTCACTGTTCCCAACGTGGCCGGTTATTGATGCCGCCCGCGCTTTAATGCTGTTTTTATTCACAATGGGGATATTGTTTGCGCCTAAGGTGTTGGGCATTATCGCCTTTCTTGTAAATGCCGAGCAGCGTAAGCGAGCGGGTGGTACTTTGCGGGTGCTTATCAGCTTTGTGGTTGAGATTATTTTATCGGCTTTGGTCGCTCCCATCATGATGTTAATTCACAGTGGCGCGGTGCTGTCTATCTTGATAGGTCGAGATGCCGGTTGGAACCCGCAACGTCGAGACGATGGTAGTTTACCGCTCAAAGATGTGATTTATCGACACCGTTGGCACATGGTGATGGGTGTGATATTGACGGCGTTTGCCGCGTTAAACTCCATGTCATTATTGGCGTGGTTGGCTCCTGCGGTGGCGGGGTTGTTACTCGCTGTGCCTGTTTCCGTGATAACCAGTTCATGGTCTATCGGGGAAAAGGCTAAACGGTGGGGGATATTAAAGACGCCGGAAGAAGGTGTGCCGCCTGCAATATTCACGGCTTTTGAACAAACGCTTAAAGTTTATACCGATGATGCAAAGCAGTGTCCTGATTTTGTAGGTTTTGTTGCATCTGCACATTGGGCTAGTATTCATAAGCGTATGCTTGACGAGCAGCCACCAAGAGCACGTGGTGATATAGATTCAGTAGAAGCCCTAACCGCGATGAAAGTTGCTGAGGCTGAGTCGGTTTCGGAAGCT